A stretch of Thermoplasmatales archaeon DNA encodes these proteins:
- a CDS encoding sulfite exporter TauE/SafE family protein → MYPITDLQIILSIISGILVGFSLGLIGGGGSILAIPLLIYFVGYDHPHLVIGTTALAVGINAYLNLIPHTLKKNVNYRTGVIFTVPGIIGVLAGSELGLLTPGTFLLFFFGFLMIAIALYMLKRKCVDISEKERKVSKSYLILILTGITVGFASGYFGIGGGFLIVPGLLFGGGLNIIQAVGTSLMAVGTFGVVTAARYAISGDLNIIISVLFIIG, encoded by the coding sequence ATGTATCCGATAACAGATCTTCAGATAATTCTATCAATAATATCAGGAATACTCGTCGGTTTCTCCCTCGGTCTCATCGGTGGTGGTGGATCGATCCTCGCAATCCCCCTCCTGATATACTTCGTAGGATACGATCATCCGCACCTAGTCATAGGCACGACAGCACTCGCTGTCGGCATCAATGCATATCTCAACCTTATACCCCACACCCTTAAGAAGAACGTCAACTACCGGACAGGCGTAATATTCACCGTTCCGGGAATAATCGGTGTGCTGGCAGGATCGGAACTCGGTCTCCTCACCCCCGGTACCTTCCTCCTGTTCTTCTTCGGCTTCCTCATGATCGCCATAGCTCTATACATGCTCAAGAGGAAGTGCGTAGACATATCGGAAAAAGAGAGGAAGGTCTCGAAATCATATCTCATCCTCATACTCACAGGCATAACCGTTGGTTTTGCCTCAGGGTACTTCGGTATCGGTGGTGGCTTCCTCATAGTCCCAGGTCTTCTCTTCGGTGGCGGTCTCAATATCATACAGGCTGTCGGAACGTCCCTGATGGCCGTTGGAACCTTCGGTGTCGTCACTGCTGCAAGGTATGCAATCAGCGGTGATCTGAACATAATCATATCCGTACTGTTCATCATCGGA
- a CDS encoding DsrE family protein: protein MSKILVMLITGKDNINTEMVAFSFAFNAVKNAKANVEFLFLGRGVQAANKHQKSSPQFEDQINMLRNEGIPLKICKISMSGEGLTEDDIFPGIDLVLGGVETNSRIEDGYTVISF, encoded by the coding sequence ATGTCCAAAATACTCGTAATGCTGATCACAGGTAAAGACAACATAAACACAGAGATGGTTGCATTCAGTTTTGCATTCAACGCAGTTAAGAATGCAAAGGCCAATGTCGAATTCCTCTTCCTCGGAAGGGGAGTCCAGGCCGCGAACAAGCATCAGAAGAGTTCCCCCCAGTTCGAAGATCAGATCAACATGCTCAGGAATGAAGGCATACCGTTGAAGATATGCAAGATAAGCATGTCGGGTGAGGGATTAACCGAGGATGATATCTTTCCAGGAATCGATCTGGTTCTCGGTGGCGTTGAGACAAACTCCAGGATAGAAGACGGGTACACGGTAATATCATTCTAG
- a CDS encoding ACT domain-containing protein, producing MEQKTKRGSVEDVVEDYLKLFPENLLSMREGVINLSKLSEQIKARNPAYNLISIRYALNQIKERHESTLFDENYVHELLIKSKISLQDKITVLTSRKPIDVNYISATYLSDSVVYVVDEMENGEIKSQSGISIERDVSALHIFSSKDIERVPGFVMRITERLFAESINILQLISCSNETLIIVNRKDAVKAYKALTF from the coding sequence GTGGAACAAAAGACGAAACGCGGAAGTGTTGAAGACGTTGTGGAAGACTACCTAAAGTTATTTCCTGAGAACCTTCTATCGATGAGAGAGGGGGTTATAAATCTCAGCAAACTCTCAGAGCAAATTAAGGCAAGGAATCCTGCCTACAACCTGATTTCTATAAGGTATGCTCTGAATCAAATTAAGGAAAGACATGAAAGTACTTTATTCGACGAGAATTATGTGCACGAGTTGCTAATAAAGAGCAAGATTTCACTACAGGATAAAATTACAGTTCTCACCTCAAGAAAACCAATCGACGTGAATTATATTTCTGCTACGTACTTGAGCGATTCCGTTGTTTATGTCGTAGATGAAATGGAGAATGGGGAAATAAAATCACAATCTGGAATTTCTATTGAGCGAGATGTAAGCGCACTGCATATTTTTTCTTCAAAGGATATAGAAAGAGTTCCGGGTTTCGTTATGAGGATCACCGAGAGATTATTTGCAGAATCCATAAACATCCTTCAGCTCATATCCTGTTCAAACGAGACTCTGATAATAGTGAACAGGAAGGATGCAGTGAAAGCTTACAAAGCATTGACTTTTTAA